One window of the Chelonoidis abingdonii isolate Lonesome George chromosome 3, CheloAbing_2.0, whole genome shotgun sequence genome contains the following:
- the THBS2 gene encoding thrombospondin-2 produces the protein MLGVMLQKSRLLWLIVLLTLWASSNAQDDNKEDETTFDLFQISNINRKTIGAKLFRGPNPTVPAYRFIRFDHIPPFNPEKFKQILKLIRKNEGFILSATLRQDRESRGTIIALEGPGISQRQFEIISNGRANTLDLIYWADGSQNVISLEDVDLADSQWKNLTVQVTGETYSLYVGCDLIDSFILEEPFYEQLKEENSRMYVTKGSIRENHFRGLIQNIHLIFDTSIEDVLRNKGCQRSQTTEVNTINESTEILHLNPAVTTEYVGEQTEKKMEFCDRSCEELGTMFTELTGLRIVVNNLVDNLQKVSEENQIMWELIGPHKTLKNQSVCWQDGRAFADNENWVVDSCTKCTCENSKTVCHQITCPAVFCANPSFIEGECCPVCFHSKDSEDGWSPWSEWTECSVTCGSGTQQRGRSCDVTSNTCVGPSIQTRTCSLGKCDNRIRQDGGWSHWSPWSSCSVTCGVGNITRIRLCNSPMPQMGGKICKGSGRETKECEGVPCPVNGRWGPWSPWSTCSVTCGGGIRDRSRLCNSPEPQYGGKKCVGDVQQHDICNKNDCPIDGCLSNPCFLGAECSSYPDGSWSCGPCPSGYLGNGTVCEDLDECIAVPDVCFKVNQIHRCVNVNPGFHCLPCPPHYKGNQPFGVGLEAAKTEKQECEPENPCLDMTHSCHKSAECIYLGHFSDPMYKCECRTGYAGDGRICGEDSDLDGWPNSNLVCAANATYHCMKDNCPHLPNSGQEDFDKDGKGDACDEDDDNDGVEDDKDNCPLLFNPRQFDYDKDEVGDRCDNCPYVHNPAQIDTDNNGEGDSCAVDIDGDDIFNERDNCPYVYNTDQRDTDGDGVGDHCDNCPLVHNPDQTDIDNDLVGDQCDNNEDIDEDGHQNNQDNCPYIPNSNQADHDKDGKGDACDSDDDNDGVPDDRDNCRLMFNPDQKDSDGDGRGDICKDDFDNDSVPDIYDVCPENIDISETDFRKFQMVPLDPKGTAQIDPNWVIRHQGKELVQTANSDPGIAVGFDEFTSVDFSGTFYVNTDRDDDYAGFVFGYQSSSRFYVLMWKQVTQTYWEDKPTRAYGYSGVSLKVVNSTTGAGEHLRNALWHTGNTPGQVRTLWHDPKNVGWKDYTAYRWQLIHRPKTGLIKVLVYEGKQVMVDSGPIYDKTFAGGRLGLFVFSQEMVYFSDLKYECRDF, from the exons GAGTTATGCTACAGAAGAGCAGGCTGTTGTGGCTAATTGTCTTGCTAACTTTGTGGGCTTCTTCAAATGCTCAGG ATGATAACAAGGAAGATGAGACTACGTTTGACTTATTTCAAATCAGTAACATAAACCGAAAGACAATTGGAGCAAAATTATTTCGGGGTCCAAATCCCACCGTCCCGGCATATCGTTTCATCCGATTTGACCATATACCTCCGTTTAATCCAGAGAAATTCAAACAGATTCTCAAACTCATCCGGAAAAATGAGGGCTTTATTCTTTCAGCCACCCTAAGGCAGGACAGGGAATCCAGAGGTACTATCATTGCTTTAGAGGGCCCTGGCATCTCTCAAAGACAGTTTGAGATTATTTCCAATGGCCGAGCCAATACCCTGGACCTTATCTATTGGGCAGATGGCTCCCAGAATGTGATTTCCTTGGAAGATGTGGACTTAGCAGACTCACAATGGAAGAACCTCACAGTGCAAGTGACAGGGGAGACCTACAGCCTCTATGTTGGTTGTGACCTTATTGACAGCTTCATCCTGGAGGAGCCTTTCTATGAGCAGCTGAAAGAAGAGAACAGTAGAATGTATGTGACAAAGGGGTCCATTCGAGAGAACCATTTCAGG GGTCTAattcaaaatattcatttaatttttgataCTTCAATAGAGGATGTTCTGCGTAACAAAGGATGTCAGAGGAGCCAGACAA CTGAAGTGAACACTATCAATGAGAGTACTGAAATCCTTCACCTTAACCCTGCTGTCACCACGGAATATGTTGGCGAACAGACAGAGAAGAAGATGGAGTTCTGTGACCGCTCCTGTGAAGAGCTGGGAACTATGTTCACTGAGCTCACTGGGTTGCGCATTGTTGTTAACAATTTAGTGGATAACCTTCAAAAAGTG TCTGAGGAGAACCAAATTATGTGGGAATTGATTGGGCCTCACAAAACTCTAAAGAACCAATCGGTCTGCTGGCAGGATGGTCGTGCCTTTGCAGATAATGAAAACTGGGTTGTGGATAGCTGCACCAAATGTACCTGTGAG AATTCTAAAACCGTGTGCCATCAAATCACTTGCCCAGCGGTGTTTTGTGCCAATCCATCATTTATTGAAGGTGAATGCTGTCCTGTCTGCTTTCATT CCAAAGACAGTGAAGATGGTTGGTCTCCATGGTCTGAGTGGACAGAGTGCTCAGTGACATGTGGCTCTGGAACACAGCAGAGAGGAAGGTCATGTGATGTCACCAGCAACACTTGTGTTGGCCCATCCATCCAGACAAGAACGTGTAGTCTTGGCAAATGTGACAATCGCA tACGTCAAGATGGTGGCTGGAGTCACTGGTCTCCTTGGTCTTCCTGTTCTGTGACCTGTGGAGTAGGCAACATCACTCGCATCCGTCTCTGCAATTCCCCCATGCCGCAAATGGGTGGGAAAATTTGTAAAGGAAGTGGCCGTGAAACGAAAGAATGTGAGGGAGTCCCATGTCCAG TTAATGGTAGATGGGGTCCCTGGTCTCCATGGTCCACATGCTCTGTCACCTGTGGAGGAGGGATCCGTGACAGGTCTCGTCTCTGTAACAGCCCAGAGCCACAGTATGGAGGAAAGAAATGTGTGGGAGATGTCCAGCAACATGATATATGCAACAAGAATGATTGCCCAATTG ATGGGTGTTTGTCAAATCCATGCTTTCTTGGAGCAGAATGCAGCAGTTATCCTGATGGGTCTTGGTCATGTGGCCCATGTCCATCTGGGTACCTTGGTAATGGAACAGTGTGTGAGGATCTTGATGAG TGTATAGCTGTGCCAGACGTTTGTTTTAAGGTGAATCAGATCCATCGTTGTGTGAACGTAAATCCAGGGTtccactgcctgccctgccctccacACTACAAAGGAAATCAGCCTTTCGGGGTGGGCCTGGAGGCTGCCAAGACAGAAAAGCAA GAGTGTGAACCTGAAAATCCATGCCTAGATATGACACACAGCTGCCACAAATCTGCAGAGTGCATCTACCTGGGCCATTTCAGTGACCCTATGTACAAGTGTGAATGTAGAACAGGATATGCCGGAGATGGACGCATCTGCGGTGAAGATTCTGACCTGGATGGTTGGCCCAATAGCAACCTGGTCTGTGCTGCCAATGCTACTTACCATTGCATGAAG GATAACTGCCCCCATCTGCCTAATTCTGGACAGGAAGACTTTGATAAGGATGGCAAAGGTGATGCCTGTGATGAAGATGATGACAATGATGGGGTAGAGGATGACAAA GACAATTGCCCCCTTCTGTTCAACCCCCGTCAGTTTGATTATGACAAGGATGAAGTTGGTGACCGCTGTGATAATTGCCCGTATGTGCACAACCCTGCTCAGATTGACACAGATAATAATGGAGAGGGTGACTCATGTGCTGTGGATATTGATGGTGATG ACATTTTTAATGAACGAGATAACTGTCCATATGTTTACAACACTGACCAGAGAGATACAGATGGGGATGGAGTAGGTGATCATTGTGATAACTGTCCATTGGTGCACAATCCCGATCAG actGACATAGATAACGACCTAGTTGGTGACCAGTGTGACAATAATGAGGACATAGATGAAGATGGTCACCAGAACAACCAAGATAACTGCCCCTACATCCCCAATTCTAACCAGGCTGACCATGATAAGGATGGCAAAGGGGATGCATGTGATTCTGACGATGACAATGATGGTGTTCCTGATGACAGGGACAATTGTCGGCTCATGTTCAACCCTGACCAAAAGGACTCTGATG GTGATGGCAGAGGTGATATCTGCAAAGATGATTTTGACAATGACAGTGTACCAGATATTTATGATGTGTGCCCCGAAAATATTGACATCAGTGAAACTGACTTCAGAAAGTTCCAGATGGTCCCCCTGGATCCAAAGGGAACAGCTCAAATTGACCCCAATTGGGTTATTCGCCACCAGGGCAAAGAGCTGGTGCAGACTGCCAACTCTGATCCTGGCATAGCAGTAG GTTTCGATGAGTTCacctctgttgacttcagtggcacattCTATGTTAACACAGACCGTGATGACGATTATGCCGGGTTTGTGTTTGGTTATCAGTCCAGCAGTCGATTTTATGTCCTGATGTGGAAGCAAGTCACACAGACCTACTGGGAGGACAAGCCCACCAGGGCTTATGGTTATTCAGGGGTATCACTCAAAGTAGTGAACTCCACGACTGGCGCTGGTGAGCACTTGAGAAATGCTCTCTGGCACACTGGAAACACGCCTGGACAG GTACGTACCTTGTGGCATGACCCCAAGAATGTTGGCTGGAAAGATTATACTGCCTACAGGTGGCAGTTGATTCACAGGCCTAAAACAGGATTAATAAA AGTTTTAGTATATGAAGGAAAACAGGTCATGGTTGACTCTGGACCAATCTATGATAAGACCTTTGCTGGTGGACGATTAGGTCTTTTTGTCTTCTCTCAAGAAATGGTCTACTTCTCTGACCTCAAATATGAATGCAGAG